The following are encoded in a window of Acropora muricata isolate sample 2 chromosome 6, ASM3666990v1, whole genome shotgun sequence genomic DNA:
- the LOC136919217 gene encoding uncharacterized protein → MLMVSFQKSFLRFLIQVIMINLFRGTATEACGTDVIASCADETTCAQSYGDVYNALASDKNYFNISQALYPAKKPSSVQVYVRLYGATKTENCTPAAYTWSKSCLYAAFPAIALEILSLGSILVSSRTQELTVTIPSFCCNVSEDNRKAIIEGVLATLQDLAVSPKIQDPQLNTAECVIEGHKPDISATGRSLFIRAILWFSFIFTVCFGPLLSLAALFILSKLVPVNNSSVINSNTNHEINGHEPHSQGLSSDQTNSAAKGKALKLTAYVFLPIEVILLILAFAFSVAGKAPWDFCAILVVIILEGLLSGVLLKKGSFHALNFLPRREDGCSARLLQVVIFVCANLTAYHFCWLIVGIMINPLWGVTVLLFVCVSVAVFIFAVYIYSFNDKKTKFLFSVCAAFVVSIWSLLVVVSLAGQSFYGREGADDIVKLVTLSVTTAFCSWIVSILNGGEKSNQQAQTTT, encoded by the exons ATGCTGATGGTCAGTTTCCAGAAGTCTTTCTTGCGGTTTCTCATCCAGGTTATAATGATTAACTTGTTTCGTGGGACCGCCACCGAGGCATGTGGTACAGATGTAATCGCGAGTTGCGCTGATGAAACCACGTGCGCCCAAAGTTATGGAGACGTGTATAATGCCCTAGCATCAGACAAGAACTATTTTAATATTTCGCAAGCTCTGTACCCAGCCAAGAAGCCATCTTCAGTCCAAGTCTACGTAAGATTGTATGGAGCCACgaaaacagaaaattgtacACCAGCCGCATACACATGGAGCAAGTCGTGCCTATATGCCGCTTTTCCTGCAATTGCCCTTGAGATTTTGTCTCTTGGCTCTATTCTTGTTTCTTCTCGGACACAAGAATTGACCGTTACAATTCCATCTTTTTGTTGTAATGTATCGGAGGACAACCGCAAAGCAATCATTGAAGGAGTGTTAGCCACG CTCCAGGACCTCGCTGTTTCTCCAAAAATACAGGATCCACAGCTAAACACAGCCGAATGTGTGATTGAGGGACATAAACCGGATATTTCGGCTACAGGACGAAGTCTTTTCATAAGGGCAATATTGTggttttcctttattttcacaGTCTGTTTTGGTCCATTGTTGTCCTTAGCGGCTCTATTTATTCTGTCTAAATTGGTCCCCGTTAACAATAGCAGTGTAATCAACAGTAACACTAATCATGAAATTAACGGTCATGAACCTCactcccagggtctctcttctgaCCAGACGAATTCTGCAGCCAAGGGTAAGGCTCTAAAATTGACTGCCTACGTTTTCCTGCCGATAGAGGTCATACTTTTAATTTTAGCCTTCGCATTTTCGGTGGCAGGGAAAGCTCCCTGGGACTTTTGCGCAATTCTTGTCGTAATAATCCTTGAGGGATTGCTCTCAGGAGTTCTTTTAAAGAAGGGAAGCTTTCATGCTTTAAATTTCTTACCAAGGAGAGAAGATGGATGTTCTGCGAGGCTACTGCAAGTTGTTATCTTTGTGTGTGCGAATTTGACAGCATATCATTTTTGCTGGCTCATAGTAGGCATCATGATAAATCCATTATGGGGGGTTACTGTTCtactttttgtttgtgtttctgTTGCTGTCTTTATTTTTGCGGTCTACATTTACTCGTTTAACGATAAGAAGACTAAGTTTTTATTTAGTGTGTGTGCAGCTTTTGTGGTGTCCATCTGGTCCCTTTTAGTTGTAGTTAGCCTAGCTGGCCAATCATTTTATGGAAGAGAGGGTGCAGATGACATAGTAAAACTTGTAACTTTATCCGTTACTACTGCATTTTGTTCATGGATAGTTTCTATCTTGAACGGAGGGGAAAAATCTAACCAACAGGCTCAGACAACCACTTAA
- the LOC136919208 gene encoding serine-rich adhesin for platelets-like has product MSMATAWLKKKFGKGGKAKTNDKTVNPVGDATSHETEEKPSSRLPLSDKKSQGQLTQSSCNTEENSNKSLEREKMAPKMTHSLHHPGSPDCLPVPPQPNNNWSLEVKSSNGSQQTGTPGSSAISAVGSAESNGGVGSCPDAQEFTLPGNAASVAEEPQNTVNRASGSLGTSAGKGPLQSDQGASAAPAFDQPPNPINSNLVTSSLSATGNMSPQVDQAGSNHSNAPPQPNASNSDISTNRVSASHTLSQADQTSASISSATSRSESPEGAASGTDGSNVSQEPNASSPPVSPWEGEDHHQSLTPSPIQVEPQGEVEHSTSDEGRTEEEEAVNNNYETFEVSEKIAENKFLQDKLALHLDHTLHRVIKGWEDLACTREINAPLEVRLRCKLSSQDSCTMMLFDVVAAEGNKTLKDLMDALTAIKRNDVKKIITDVYPDAASSTQDLNEFVTKTVNSNILAKMATLLDQKSRVNQYWLHLGHQFKLSGERLKELEYGQYTQVIMKYLYAAKSGLTIGTFYDEVKKLKRQDVLKKLDPFIVGELVNGCLHLSIGEALEWPL; this is encoded by the exons ATGAGTATGGCTACAGCCTGGCTAAAGAAGAAATTCGGTAAAG GTGGGAAAGCAAAAACTAATGACAAGACTGTCAATCCAGTGGGAGATGCTACGTCTCATGAAACAGAGGAAAAGCCAAGTTCAAGGTTACCATTGTCAGATAAAAAATCACAGGGACAGCTGACCCAGTCAAGTTGCAACACTGAGGAAAATTCCAATAAATCTctagaaagagaaaaaatggcACCCAAGATGACGCACAGCCTGCACCATCCTGGCTCTCCTGATTGCCTTCCAGTTCCACCACAACCCAACAATAATTGGTCATTGGAGGTAAAGTCCTCTAACGGTAGCCAACAGACAGGCACTCCTGGCTCCTCTGCCATCAGTGCTGTTGGCAGTGCTGAATCCAATGGTGGTGTTGGATCTTGCCCAGATGCCCAAGAATTCACCCTCCCTGGTAATGCAGCTTCAGTTGCCGAAGAGCCTCAAAATACGGTTAACAGAGCATCTGGAAGTCTTGGCACATCAGCTGGCAAAGGGCCATTACAGAGTGACCAAGGGGCTTCTGCTGCTCCTGCTTTTGATCAGCCTCCAAATCCCATTAACAGTAATCTGGTTACAAGTAGTCTCTCAGCCACTGGCAACATGTCACCACAGGTAGACCAAGCTGGCAGCAATCACAGCAATGCTCCACCGCAACCAAATGCCTCTAACAGTGATATATCTACAAACAGGGTCTCAGCTAGTCATACCTTGTCACAGGCAGACCAAACTTCTGCTTCTATCTCCTCGGCCACTAGCAGATCTGAAAGTCCTGAAGGAGCTGCATCTGGGACAGATGGCAGCAATGTTTCACAGGAGCCAAATGCCTCCTCACCACCAGTTTCTCCATGGGAAGGTGAAGACCATCACCAGAGTCTAACTCCCTCTCCAATCCAAGTAGAACCACAGGGTGAAGTTGAACACAGCACTTCTGATGAAGGAAGAACAGAAGAAGAGGAAgcagtcaataataattatgagacCTTTGAAG TTTCAGAAAAGATAGCCGAAAACAAATTTCTCCAAGACAAATTAGCTCTTCACCTTGATCACACATTACATCGCGTCATCAAGGGATGGGAAGATTTGGCTTGCACAAGGGAAATAAATGCACCGTTGGAGGTCCGCCTTAGATGTAAACTAAGTAGTCAAGATAGTTGTACTATGATGCTTTTTGATGTGGTGGCAGCAGAAGGAAATAAAACATTGAAGGACTTGATGGATGCATTGACTGCAATAAAGAGAAATGATGTGAAGAAGATCATTACTGATGTTTATCCAG ATGCTGCAAGTTCTACACAGGACTTGAACGAGTTTGTTACCAAGACTGTTAACAGCAACAtacttgccaaaatggccaccctTTTGGATCAAAAGTCAAGAGTTAACCAATACTGGCTTCACTTGGGTCACCAGTTTAAACTTTCAGGTGAAAGGTTAAAAGAGCTGGAATATGGTCAGTATACCCAAGTCATAATGAAATACCTGTATGCAGCAAAATCTGGTTTGACAATTGGGACATTTTATGATGAGGTGAAGAAGCTAAAGCGACAAGATGTTTTGAAGAAACTGGATCCCTTTATCGTTGGTGAGCTTGTTAATGGCTGTCTGCATTTAAGTATTGGTGAAGCTCTTGAATGGCCATTATAG